One Halobacterium sp. DL1 DNA window includes the following coding sequences:
- a CDS encoding biosynthesis docking scaffold protein, SagD family: MTVAVVGDGPAVDAVRAALGDVDATVESTDVSGVADAALGVVVGVAGAGGFRAANDHALAGDTPLVTVEVGGLGGHPLAGVHAGVAVLAPDGPCFDCLARRVAATDQQPAESPTADRSAVRLAGAHAGRLAADALRGNARPGTVLELPYVERFVAPVPHCDCGDATDDALRRGGEDRSLDEALAAAEPLVDDRVGLLTAVGERESFPAPYYLAAVSDTSGFSDAEAAAQSAGVDVDWDAAYMKAVGEGLERYSAGVYRESEFQSHPPDHPDAVAPDQFVRPDDATTPAELDWMRGEHLQSGEEALLPTDRVVFPPPEDSTGPSITTGLGLGNSGREALLSGLYETVERDATMLSWYSTFDPLGLAVEDDGFAELAKHAHAENLSVTPLLCTQDVDVPVVAVAVHRDEWPRFAAGSAADLDPEAAARSALAEALQNWMELRAIGREDAPDEDGAIGKYADFPRDVRGFVDPETTIPATDVGPADAPTGDAELEAVIDALADADLDAYAARLTTRDVEQAGFEAVRVLVPEAQPLFVSQSFFGQRARDVPRELGFQARLDRPFHPFP, from the coding sequence GTGACCGTCGCCGTCGTCGGCGACGGCCCCGCAGTTGACGCCGTCCGCGCTGCACTCGGCGACGTGGACGCGACCGTCGAATCGACCGACGTCTCCGGTGTCGCGGACGCCGCGCTCGGTGTCGTGGTCGGCGTCGCCGGCGCCGGCGGCTTCCGCGCCGCGAACGACCACGCACTGGCCGGCGACACGCCGCTCGTCACCGTCGAAGTCGGCGGACTGGGCGGCCACCCGCTAGCTGGCGTGCACGCCGGCGTCGCCGTCCTCGCACCCGACGGCCCCTGCTTCGACTGTCTCGCCAGGCGGGTCGCGGCGACCGACCAGCAGCCGGCCGAGTCGCCGACCGCCGACCGGTCGGCGGTCCGCCTCGCGGGCGCCCACGCCGGCCGCCTCGCCGCCGACGCGCTCCGCGGGAACGCCCGCCCCGGAACGGTCCTCGAACTCCCGTACGTCGAACGCTTCGTCGCGCCCGTCCCGCACTGCGACTGCGGCGACGCAACCGACGACGCGCTCCGCCGCGGCGGCGAGGACCGCTCGCTCGACGAGGCGCTCGCGGCAGCCGAACCGCTCGTCGACGACCGGGTCGGCCTGCTCACCGCGGTCGGCGAGCGCGAGTCGTTCCCCGCGCCCTACTACCTCGCCGCAGTGAGCGACACCTCGGGGTTCAGCGACGCCGAGGCCGCGGCCCAGTCCGCTGGTGTCGACGTCGACTGGGACGCCGCCTACATGAAGGCCGTTGGCGAGGGCCTCGAACGGTACAGCGCGGGGGTCTACCGCGAATCGGAGTTCCAGTCCCATCCGCCGGACCACCCGGACGCCGTCGCCCCCGACCAGTTCGTCCGGCCGGACGACGCTACGACTCCCGCGGAACTCGACTGGATGCGCGGCGAACACCTTCAGTCCGGGGAGGAGGCGCTCCTGCCCACCGACCGCGTCGTCTTCCCACCACCGGAGGACTCGACAGGGCCGTCCATCACGACCGGCCTCGGCCTCGGCAACTCCGGGCGCGAGGCGCTGCTCTCGGGACTCTACGAGACGGTCGAGCGCGACGCCACGATGCTCTCGTGGTACTCCACGTTCGACCCGCTGGGCCTCGCCGTCGAAGACGACGGCTTCGCGGAACTCGCCAAACACGCCCACGCCGAGAACCTCTCCGTCACCCCGCTTCTCTGCACGCAGGACGTAGATGTCCCCGTGGTCGCCGTCGCCGTCCACCGCGACGAGTGGCCGCGCTTCGCCGCGGGGTCGGCCGCCGACCTCGACCCCGAGGCCGCCGCGCGCTCCGCGCTCGCCGAGGCGCTCCAGAACTGGATGGAACTGCGCGCTATCGGCCGCGAGGACGCCCCCGACGAGGACGGCGCCATCGGGAAGTACGCCGACTTCCCCCGCGACGTCCGCGGGTTCGTCGACCCCGAGACCACCATCCCGGCCACGGACGTCGGCCCCGCCGACGCCCCCACTGGCGACGCCGAACTCGAGGCCGTCATCGACGCGCTCGCCGACGCCGACCTCGACGCCTACGCCGCCCGCCTCACCACCCGCGACGTCGAACAGGCCGGCTTCGAGGCCGTCCGCGTCCTCGTCCCCGAGGCCCAACCGCTGTTCGTCAGCCAGTCGTTCTTCGGCCAGCGCGCCCGTGACGTGCCCCGTGAGCTGGGTTTCCAGGCTCGCCTGGACAGACCGTTCCACCCGTTCCCATAG
- the glyA gene encoding serine hydroxymethyltransferase (catalyzes the reaction of glycine with 5,10-methylenetetrahydrofolate to form L-serine and tetrahydrofolate), with product MSYEDVREVDPAVADALVGERERQNGTLAMIASENHVSEAVLEAQGSELTNKYAEGYPGKRYYGGCEFADDVETLAIDRAKELFGADHVNVQPHSGSSANMGVYFATLDPGDKILSLDLTHGGHLSHGHPANFAGQLYEVEQYEVDPETGRLDYDSLHEIAEEFEPDMIVSGFSAYPREVEWERIQEAADAVGALHTADIAHITGLVATGEHASPVGVADFVTGSTHKTIRAGRGGIIMCDEEYADDVDSAIFPGAQGGPLMHNIAGKAVGFKEALQPEFEDYAEQVVENAKVLGETLQDHGFSLVSGGTDTHLVLVDLRDSHPDISGGDAEDELEEVGIVLNANTVPDESRSAFDPSGIRAGTPALTTRGFDAEAMETVGDCIAKVIDNVGDGEVYAEVAATVEDLTNEYPLYE from the coding sequence ATGAGCTACGAGGATGTCCGGGAGGTAGACCCGGCCGTCGCGGACGCGCTCGTGGGCGAACGGGAGCGCCAGAACGGTACGCTCGCGATGATCGCCAGCGAGAACCACGTCAGCGAGGCCGTCCTGGAGGCCCAGGGCAGCGAACTCACGAACAAGTACGCCGAGGGCTACCCCGGCAAACGCTACTACGGCGGCTGCGAGTTCGCCGACGACGTCGAGACCCTCGCCATCGACCGCGCGAAGGAGCTGTTCGGTGCCGACCACGTCAACGTCCAGCCCCACAGCGGGTCGTCCGCGAACATGGGCGTCTACTTCGCGACGCTCGACCCCGGCGACAAGATTCTCTCCCTGGACCTCACGCACGGCGGCCACCTGAGCCACGGCCACCCGGCGAACTTCGCTGGGCAGCTGTACGAGGTCGAGCAGTACGAGGTCGACCCGGAGACGGGCCGCCTCGACTACGACTCCCTCCACGAGATCGCCGAGGAGTTCGAACCGGACATGATCGTCTCCGGGTTCTCCGCGTACCCCCGGGAGGTCGAGTGGGAGCGCATCCAGGAGGCAGCGGACGCCGTCGGCGCGCTCCACACGGCGGACATCGCCCACATCACCGGCCTCGTCGCGACGGGCGAACACGCCTCCCCGGTCGGCGTCGCGGACTTCGTCACCGGGTCGACGCACAAGACCATCCGCGCGGGCCGCGGCGGCATCATCATGTGCGACGAGGAGTACGCCGACGACGTCGACTCGGCCATCTTCCCGGGCGCACAGGGCGGCCCCCTGATGCACAACATCGCGGGGAAGGCCGTCGGCTTCAAGGAGGCCCTCCAGCCGGAGTTCGAGGACTACGCCGAACAGGTCGTCGAGAACGCGAAAGTGCTCGGTGAGACCCTCCAGGACCACGGCTTCTCGCTGGTCTCGGGCGGCACCGATACCCACCTCGTGCTCGTCGATCTCCGGGACTCCCACCCGGACATCTCGGGCGGTGACGCCGAGGACGAACTCGAGGAGGTCGGGATCGTGCTGAACGCGAACACCGTCCCGGACGAGTCCCGGTCGGCGTTCGACCCGTCTGGCATCCGCGCCGGCACGCCCGCGCTCACCACCCGCGGCTTCGACGCCGAGGCGATGGAGACGGTCGGGGACTGCATCGCGAAGGTCATCGACAACGTCGGCGACGGCGAGGTGTACGCGGAGGTCGCGGCGACCGTCGAGGACCTCACGAACGAGTACCCGCTGTACGAGTAG
- a CDS encoding sulfite oxidase — protein sequence MRLEPPASLVDWGVLGAVTVLLATGVASLFAATPRLAWVYGVHAAAGIGLPVLLFWKLRRVRSRLRPGNWTAGTVASVGALVLTLAALVTGLYWALGSGFSVGPTTGLTVHAVLGLLVVLPLLVHLAVRFRPPRTDVDAARRAAVGYSVVAAVGLAGFDARKRLSAAFGTLGRFTGSKHVGGEGNDFPETSWVADDPGPVDTDEWTLAVEGALERRVEYGYDDVAPDDSAEALLDCTSGWYATREWRGVRVGRLLDDAGPTEDAGWVTFESVTGYRWTLPLAEARDALLATHVGGEPLSYGHGFPLRLVAPGRRGFQWVKWVDRIEVKTAPDYGQWVAIFTSGFE from the coding sequence ATGCGTCTCGAACCGCCCGCGTCGCTCGTGGACTGGGGTGTCCTCGGCGCCGTGACCGTCCTGCTCGCGACTGGCGTCGCCAGCCTGTTCGCAGCGACGCCGCGCCTGGCGTGGGTGTACGGCGTGCACGCGGCGGCGGGCATCGGCCTCCCGGTCCTGCTGTTTTGGAAACTCCGCCGGGTCCGGAGCCGTCTCAGGCCCGGGAACTGGACCGCCGGGACGGTGGCGAGCGTCGGCGCGCTCGTCCTCACGCTCGCGGCGCTCGTGACGGGGCTCTACTGGGCGCTCGGAAGCGGCTTCTCCGTCGGGCCGACGACCGGACTCACCGTCCACGCCGTCCTCGGTCTGCTCGTCGTCCTGCCGCTGCTCGTCCACCTCGCCGTCCGCTTCCGACCGCCCCGCACGGACGTCGACGCCGCGCGTCGCGCCGCTGTCGGCTACTCCGTCGTCGCGGCCGTGGGTCTCGCGGGCTTCGACGCCCGCAAACGGCTCTCCGCGGCGTTCGGTACCCTCGGCCGGTTCACTGGCAGCAAGCACGTCGGCGGTGAGGGAAACGACTTCCCGGAGACGTCGTGGGTCGCCGACGACCCCGGCCCCGTGGACACGGACGAGTGGACGCTCGCCGTCGAGGGCGCCCTCGAACGCCGCGTCGAGTACGGCTACGACGACGTCGCGCCCGACGACTCGGCCGAAGCGCTACTGGACTGCACGAGCGGCTGGTACGCGACCAGGGAGTGGCGGGGCGTCAGAGTGGGCCGCCTGCTCGACGACGCGGGCCCCACGGAGGACGCCGGCTGGGTGACCTTCGAGTCTGTCACGGGCTACCGGTGGACGCTCCCGCTGGCTGAAGCCCGCGACGCGCTGCTCGCCACGCACGTCGGCGGCGAACCGCTGTCCTACGGTCACGGCTTCCCGCTGCGTCTCGTCGCGCCCGGGCGCCGCGGCTTCCAGTGGGTGAAGTGGGTGGATAGAATCGAGGTGAAGACCGCGCCCGACTACGGCCAGTGGGTCGCCATCTTCACGAGCGGTTTCGAGTAG
- a CDS encoding bifunctional 5,10-methylene-tetrahydrofolate dehydrogenase/ 5,10-methylene-tetrahydrofolate cyclohydrolase (catalyzes the formation of 5,10-methenyltetrahydrofolate from 5,10-methylenetetrahydrofolate and subsequent formation of 10-formyltetrahydrofolate from 5,10-methenyltetrahydrofolate) — MTNVIDGNAVAAEVRAGLEDGVATLKDAGVTPTLATVLMNDKQASATYVSMKQRDCEELGMGTEDVRIDSDAPAEELFDTVEELNAREDVHGILVQDPTPDHVDEERVLSAVAPRKDVDAFHPENVGKLVGGNPRFKPCTPHGIQKLLESEGIDPEGKDVVVVGRSKIVGKPLANLLIQKAPGANATVTLCHSRTEDLAAHTRRADIVVSAVGVEDLIDGPMLSDGCVVIDVGINRVDADNEKGYRLTGDIDFESAREKASAITPVPGGVGPMTRAMLLYNTVKAAGEQHGVDVSLP, encoded by the coding sequence ATGACGAACGTCATCGACGGGAACGCAGTGGCCGCCGAGGTCCGCGCGGGCCTCGAGGACGGCGTGGCGACGCTGAAAGACGCCGGCGTCACGCCGACGCTCGCGACCGTCCTGATGAACGACAAGCAGGCCAGCGCGACGTACGTCTCGATGAAACAGCGGGACTGCGAGGAACTCGGGATGGGCACCGAGGACGTGCGTATCGACTCCGACGCGCCCGCCGAGGAACTGTTCGACACCGTTGAGGAGCTCAACGCCCGCGAGGACGTCCACGGCATCCTCGTCCAGGACCCGACGCCGGACCACGTCGACGAGGAGCGCGTGCTCTCGGCCGTCGCCCCGCGCAAGGACGTCGACGCCTTCCACCCCGAGAACGTCGGCAAACTCGTCGGCGGCAACCCCCGGTTCAAACCCTGCACGCCCCACGGCATCCAGAAGCTCCTCGAGAGCGAGGGCATCGACCCGGAGGGGAAGGACGTCGTCGTCGTCGGCCGCTCGAAGATCGTCGGCAAGCCACTCGCCAACCTCCTTATCCAGAAGGCGCCGGGCGCCAACGCCACAGTCACGCTCTGTCACAGCAGGACCGAGGACCTCGCCGCCCACACGCGCCGTGCCGACATCGTCGTCTCCGCCGTCGGCGTCGAGGACCTCATCGACGGTCCGATGCTCTCGGACGGCTGTGTCGTCATCGACGTCGGCATCAACCGCGTGGACGCCGACAACGAGAAGGGGTACCGGCTCACCGGCGACATCGACTTCGAGAGCGCCAGGGAGAAAGCGAGCGCGATCACCCCCGTCCCCGGCGGCGTCGGCCCCATGACCCGCGCGATGCTGCTCTACAACACCGTGAAGGCCGCAGGCGAACAGCACGGCGTGGACGTCTCCCTCCCCTGA
- a CDS encoding endoglucanase yields the protein MDEHRREFLDRLLDARSPAGFETAAQRVWVEYVTEFADDVQTDAYGNAVATYEGSDDPDATSFAFAGHADEVGFIVASIADDGFLRVEPIGGVDGTVSEGTQIQIHTDEGAVNGVIGQTAVHLRGFGGDDEAADVTEQHVDIGAEDGDHARELVSVGDPATAAAGVHDLAGSRLAGRALDNRTGSWVAAEGLRRAVERDVDCTVHAVSTVQEELGTKGAQMVAFDLEPDVFVAVDVTHAADNPTYPADRASEVELGDGPTVSRGASNHPNVVRAVLDAGEAADVDVQVETDGIRTGTDADAFFTARGGIPTLTLGIPNRYMHTPAEVVDTDDMGGAADLLAAFADREAARDSFAVEF from the coding sequence ATGGACGAGCACCGACGCGAGTTCCTCGACCGACTCCTCGACGCGCGGAGCCCCGCCGGCTTCGAGACGGCGGCCCAGCGGGTGTGGGTGGAGTACGTCACCGAGTTCGCCGACGACGTGCAGACGGACGCCTACGGAAACGCGGTCGCCACCTACGAGGGGAGCGACGACCCGGACGCGACGTCGTTCGCGTTCGCCGGCCACGCCGACGAGGTCGGGTTCATCGTGGCGAGCATCGCCGACGACGGCTTCCTCCGCGTCGAACCCATCGGCGGCGTCGACGGCACGGTGAGCGAGGGGACCCAGATCCAGATCCACACCGACGAGGGCGCCGTCAACGGCGTCATCGGGCAAACAGCCGTCCACCTGCGCGGCTTCGGCGGCGACGACGAGGCCGCGGACGTGACCGAGCAGCACGTCGACATCGGGGCCGAGGACGGCGACCACGCCCGCGAACTCGTCTCGGTCGGGGACCCGGCGACGGCAGCGGCTGGCGTCCACGACCTCGCCGGCAGTCGACTCGCCGGGCGCGCGCTGGACAACCGCACGGGATCGTGGGTGGCCGCCGAGGGACTGCGGCGGGCCGTCGAGCGGGACGTCGACTGCACGGTCCACGCGGTGAGCACAGTACAGGAAGAACTCGGGACGAAGGGCGCCCAGATGGTCGCCTTCGACCTCGAACCAGACGTCTTCGTCGCCGTCGACGTGACCCACGCTGCGGACAACCCGACCTACCCCGCCGACCGCGCGAGCGAGGTGGAACTCGGCGACGGCCCGACGGTGAGTCGTGGCGCGTCGAACCACCCGAACGTCGTTCGCGCCGTGCTGGACGCCGGTGAAGCAGCGGACGTGGACGTGCAGGTGGAGACCGACGGCATCAGGACCGGGACGGACGCGGACGCGTTCTTCACGGCCAGAGGCGGCATTCCGACGCTCACGCTGGGGATTCCGAACCGCTACATGCACACGCCCGCGGAGGTCGTCGACACAGACGACATGGGGGGCGCGGCCGACCTGCTCGCGGCGTTCGCGGACCGCGAGGCCGCCCGAGACTCCTTCGCCGTGGAGTTCTGA
- a CDS encoding snRNP, translating into MSGRPLDVLEESLEESVTVRLKDGEEFTGVLTGYDQHMNIVLEGEDTIIIRGDNVVTIKP; encoded by the coding sequence ATGAGCGGCCGACCACTCGACGTGTTGGAGGAATCCCTCGAGGAGTCCGTGACGGTCCGCCTCAAGGACGGGGAGGAGTTCACGGGCGTGCTGACGGGCTACGACCAGCACATGAACATCGTGCTGGAGGGTGAAGACACAATCATTATCCGTGGCGACAACGTCGTCACCATCAAACCATGA
- a CDS encoding 50S ribosomal protein L37 gives MTGAGTPSQGKKNITTHTKCRRCGEKSYHTKKKVCSSCGFGNSAKRRGYEWQSKTGDN, from the coding sequence ATGACGGGAGCTGGAACCCCGAGCCAGGGGAAGAAGAACATCACGACGCACACGAAGTGCCGCCGCTGCGGCGAGAAGTCCTACCACACGAAGAAGAAGGTCTGCTCGTCCTGTGGCTTCGGCAACTCCGCGAAGCGCCGTGGCTACGAGTGGCAGAGCAAGACCGGCGACAACTAA
- a CDS encoding amidophosphoribosyltransferase produces the protein MSRGHEDGPEFDHPTEKCGVVGVSLSDRAAALPTYYALYALQHRGQESAGIVTHDGFQQHQHVGMGLVGDAFDEDDVESLHGSAGIGHVRYPTAGSVDKSCAQPFSVSFKGGALGLSHNGNLVNADEIRADLAASGHAFTSDGDTEVIAHDLARNLLDSDLVRAVQTTMNRIHGSYSLTIMHDDTVMGVRDPLGNRPLVLGELDDGYILASESAAIDTVGGELVRDVKPGELVVLHEDGTGFDSYQLVDEPNTAHCFFEYVYFARPDSVIDEELVYEVRRELGRQLWREGGVESDVVMPVPDSGRAFASGYAEEAQDDGEDVEFAEGLMKNRYVGRTFIMPTQEARERAVRLKLNPIKSTVEDRAVTIIDDSIVRGTTSGQLVDLVREAGASEVHVRIGAPPINAPCYMGIDMATRDELIAADKTTEEIADVIGADSLSYLSLDAVTSAIGKSEADLCTGCVTGEYPYDVEGEASDRDAKRPQVDVPADD, from the coding sequence ATGTCACGCGGGCACGAGGACGGCCCCGAGTTCGACCACCCGACCGAGAAGTGCGGCGTCGTCGGGGTGTCGCTGTCGGACCGTGCGGCCGCCCTCCCCACGTACTACGCGCTGTACGCCCTCCAGCACCGCGGCCAGGAGTCCGCGGGGATCGTCACCCACGACGGCTTCCAGCAACACCAGCACGTCGGCATGGGGCTCGTCGGCGACGCCTTCGACGAGGACGACGTCGAATCGCTCCACGGGAGCGCGGGCATCGGCCACGTCCGCTACCCGACCGCCGGGAGCGTCGACAAATCCTGCGCACAGCCGTTCTCCGTCTCGTTCAAGGGCGGTGCGCTCGGCCTCAGCCACAACGGCAACCTCGTCAACGCCGACGAGATCCGCGCGGACCTCGCGGCCAGCGGCCACGCGTTCACGAGCGACGGCGACACAGAAGTCATCGCCCACGACCTGGCGCGCAACCTCCTCGACTCCGACCTTGTGCGCGCGGTCCAGACCACGATGAACCGCATCCATGGGTCGTACTCGCTGACCATCATGCACGACGACACCGTCATGGGCGTTCGCGACCCGCTCGGGAACCGGCCGCTCGTGCTCGGCGAACTCGACGACGGCTACATCCTCGCCAGCGAGTCAGCCGCCATCGACACGGTCGGCGGCGAACTCGTCCGCGACGTGAAACCCGGGGAACTGGTCGTCCTCCACGAGGACGGCACCGGCTTCGACTCCTACCAGCTCGTCGACGAACCGAACACCGCCCACTGCTTCTTCGAGTACGTCTACTTCGCGCGCCCGGACTCCGTCATCGACGAGGAGCTCGTCTACGAGGTGCGCCGCGAACTCGGCCGACAGCTCTGGCGGGAGGGCGGCGTCGAGAGCGACGTCGTGATGCCCGTCCCCGACTCCGGGCGCGCGTTCGCCTCCGGCTACGCCGAGGAGGCCCAGGACGACGGCGAGGACGTGGAGTTCGCGGAGGGCCTGATGAAGAACCGCTACGTCGGCCGGACGTTCATCATGCCCACCCAGGAGGCCCGCGAGCGCGCGGTCCGCCTGAAGCTCAACCCCATCAAGTCGACCGTCGAAGACCGCGCGGTCACCATCATCGACGACTCCATCGTCCGCGGGACGACGAGCGGGCAGCTCGTCGACCTGGTTCGGGAGGCCGGCGCCAGTGAGGTCCACGTCCGCATCGGCGCGCCGCCCATCAACGCGCCCTGCTACATGGGCATCGACATGGCGACCCGCGACGAGCTCATCGCGGCGGACAAGACGACCGAGGAGATCGCCGACGTCATCGGCGCTGACAGCCTCTCGTACCTCTCGCTCGACGCCGTCACCTCGGCCATCGGGAAGTCCGAGGCCGACCTCTGCACCGGCTGCGTCACCGGCGAGTACCCCTACGACGTCGAGGGCGAAGCGTCCGACCGAGACGCCAAGCGCCCCCAGGTCGACGTGCCGGCCGACGACTAG
- a CDS encoding XRE family transcriptional regulator, translated as MPAGIRVTVEFPAPPVCPIADLSARADTVVSDVSTSVATDDGSVTEFLVDADAVPEDYDADLVFTYADRNLYRVRHDDADCPCACLGEFDTPVDRYFAQSGALQLVFHAREFEELQEIVGELRERFPEVDIQRFVRAPTEAASRDAVFVDRSTLTERQLEVLQTAYEMGYFERPRGANASEVAETLDVSPSTITEHLLAAQRKLFADVLEDEC; from the coding sequence ATGCCCGCCGGGATCCGCGTGACCGTCGAGTTCCCCGCGCCGCCGGTCTGCCCCATCGCCGACCTGTCGGCGCGCGCCGACACCGTCGTCAGCGATGTCTCGACCAGTGTCGCCACCGACGACGGCAGCGTCACGGAGTTCCTCGTGGACGCCGACGCGGTCCCGGAAGACTACGACGCCGACCTCGTGTTCACGTACGCCGACCGCAACCTCTACCGCGTCCGCCACGACGACGCCGACTGCCCCTGTGCGTGCCTCGGCGAGTTCGACACGCCCGTCGACCGGTACTTCGCCCAGAGCGGGGCGCTACAGCTGGTGTTCCACGCCCGGGAGTTCGAGGAACTCCAGGAGATAGTGGGCGAACTCCGGGAGCGCTTCCCCGAGGTTGACATCCAGCGCTTCGTGCGCGCACCGACGGAGGCCGCCTCCCGCGACGCCGTCTTCGTCGACCGCTCGACGCTCACCGAGCGCCAGCTCGAGGTCCTCCAGACCGCTTACGAGATGGGCTACTTCGAGCGCCCACGGGGCGCGAACGCCAGCGAGGTCGCCGAGACCCTGGATGTCTCGCCTTCGACGATTACCGAACACCTCCTCGCCGCCCAGCGCAAGCTCTTCGCGGACGTTCTGGAGGACGAGTGCTGA
- a CDS encoding pyridoxamine 5-phosphate oxidase, which yields MALEKQTEMTAAETDALLGRHETGVLSLARDDDPYSIPISYGYDADDRTFYLRLVSTPESEKRAFLSSSPAARVVVHEEDGRTYRSAVAKGSLEEITTDEMTVEHVEQFGDAKRPLFEVWGESKQDLRIQLYQLDADSVSGRHIELEDD from the coding sequence ATGGCCCTGGAGAAACAGACCGAGATGACCGCGGCGGAGACGGATGCTCTCCTCGGCCGCCACGAGACCGGGGTGCTGTCGCTCGCCCGGGACGACGACCCGTACTCGATTCCCATCTCCTACGGCTACGACGCCGACGACCGGACGTTCTACCTCCGCCTCGTCTCCACGCCAGAGAGCGAGAAGCGCGCGTTCCTCTCCTCGTCGCCGGCGGCCCGCGTCGTCGTCCACGAGGAGGACGGCCGAACCTACCGGAGCGCGGTCGCGAAGGGCAGCCTCGAAGAGATCACGACCGACGAGATGACCGTCGAGCACGTCGAGCAGTTCGGCGACGCGAAACGCCCGCTGTTCGAGGTGTGGGGCGAGTCCAAACAGGACCTCCGCATCCAGCTCTACCAGCTCGACGCCGACAGCGTCAGCGGCCGACACATCGAACTCGAGGACGACTGA
- a CDS encoding transcriptional regulator gives MPKYSTGGAGSGGGGQTCELCGSTSDSLRTASVAGAELTVCPDCASHDESPDAEETTDSTVDRKKRAAQNTAKQLDAATGGDSSHWEEGGTNYESDRLPYLVSDYGERVVRARQDAGLQREELAEELEIDTADLLAVEQGRATQANVGGSVVAALEEHLDVELSDE, from the coding sequence ATGCCGAAGTATTCGACGGGCGGCGCTGGCAGCGGCGGTGGCGGCCAGACCTGCGAGCTCTGCGGGTCTACCTCCGACTCGCTGCGAACCGCGAGCGTCGCCGGGGCGGAGCTCACGGTCTGCCCGGACTGCGCGAGCCACGACGAGAGTCCCGACGCCGAGGAGACCACCGACTCCACGGTCGACCGCAAGAAGCGGGCCGCACAGAACACGGCCAAGCAGTTGGACGCCGCGACAGGGGGCGACTCCTCGCACTGGGAGGAGGGCGGCACGAACTACGAGAGCGACCGGCTCCCGTACCTCGTCTCGGACTACGGCGAGCGCGTGGTGCGCGCCCGACAGGACGCCGGCCTCCAGCGGGAGGAACTCGCCGAGGAACTCGAAATCGACACCGCGGACCTGCTGGCGGTCGAGCAAGGTCGCGCGACGCAGGCGAACGTCGGGGGCTCGGTCGTCGCCGCCCTCGAGGAGCACCTCGACGTGGAACTGAGCGACGAGTAA